The Lysobacter enzymogenes genome window below encodes:
- the metK gene encoding methionine adenosyltransferase produces the protein MSSYLFTSESVSEGHPDKIADQISDAVLDAILAQDKRARVACETLVKTGAAIVAGEVTTSAWVDIEGLARKVINEIGYNNSNVGFDGHTCAIINMLGKQSPDIAAGVDRKKPEEQGAGDQGLMFGYACNEAPEYMPAPIYYSHRLVEQQAKVRKQKNSKLPWLRPDAKSQVTLRYDDKHQVAGLDAVVLSTQHDPGIKQKDLVEGVYEHILKPVLPKAWLEKLPKNKVHINPTGIFVIGGPVGDCGLTGRKIIVDSYGGMARHGGGAFSGKDPSKVDRSAAYAARYVAKNIVAAGLADKCEVQVSYAIGVAEPTSISVTTFGTGKISDDKIEKLIRKHFDLRPYGIVKMLDLIHPVYQLTAAYGHFGRKPKEVSYVDGAGKKQTATAFSWEKTDKAEDLRKDAGLKK, from the coding sequence ATGTCCAGCTACCTGTTCACTTCCGAGTCCGTGTCCGAAGGCCATCCGGACAAGATCGCCGACCAGATTTCCGACGCCGTCCTCGACGCCATCCTCGCCCAGGACAAGCGCGCCCGCGTGGCGTGCGAAACGCTGGTCAAGACCGGCGCGGCCATCGTCGCCGGCGAAGTGACCACCAGCGCTTGGGTCGACATCGAAGGCCTCGCCCGCAAGGTCATCAACGAGATCGGCTACAACAATTCCAACGTCGGCTTCGACGGCCACACCTGCGCGATCATCAACATGCTCGGCAAGCAGTCGCCCGACATCGCCGCCGGCGTCGACCGCAAGAAGCCGGAAGAACAGGGCGCGGGCGACCAGGGCCTGATGTTCGGCTACGCCTGCAACGAAGCGCCGGAATACATGCCGGCGCCGATCTACTACTCGCACCGTCTGGTCGAGCAGCAGGCCAAGGTGCGCAAGCAGAAGAACTCCAAGCTGCCGTGGCTGCGTCCGGACGCGAAGTCGCAGGTCACCCTGCGCTACGACGACAAGCATCAGGTCGCCGGCCTCGACGCGGTGGTGCTGTCGACCCAGCACGACCCGGGCATCAAGCAGAAGGATCTGGTCGAGGGCGTGTACGAGCACATCCTCAAGCCGGTGCTGCCGAAGGCGTGGCTGGAAAAGCTGCCGAAGAACAAGGTCCACATCAACCCGACCGGCATCTTCGTGATCGGCGGCCCGGTCGGCGACTGCGGCCTGACCGGCCGCAAGATCATCGTCGACAGCTACGGCGGCATGGCCCGCCACGGCGGCGGCGCGTTCTCGGGCAAGGACCCGTCCAAGGTCGACCGTTCGGCCGCCTACGCCGCGCGCTACGTGGCCAAGAACATCGTCGCCGCGGGCCTGGCCGACAAGTGCGAAGTGCAGGTCTCCTACGCCATCGGCGTGGCCGAGCCGACCTCGATCTCGGTGACCACCTTCGGCACCGGCAAGATCAGCGACGACAAGATCGAAAAGCTGATCCGCAAGCACTTCGACCTGCGTCCGTACGGCATCGTCAAGATGCTCGACCTGATCCACCCGGTCTACCAGCTGACCGCCGCCTACGGCCACTTCGGC